Genomic DNA from Corallococcus silvisoli:
GCGTCGACCGCCGCCGGTTCCTGACCTGGGTCGTGGCCTCCCCCGCGCTGATGATCGCGGCCCGGTTGGGGCTGGACGTCCCTCCCGCCGCGGCGGCGGAGGCACCCGCGCCGGATGCGGCGGCGCCCTTCAATCTCTACATCGCCCTCGGGACGGATGGCCGTGCCGTCGCCACCCTGCCCCGCACGGAGCTGGGCCAGGGCATCACCACGGCCGTGGCCATGCTGGTCGCGGAAGAGCTCGACCTGCCGCTTGACTCGGTGGAGGTGCGCAGCGCCGACGCGGATGACCGCTGGCTCATCCAGCTCACCGGCCTGTCCACCACGATGCGCTACCTTGCGGGCCCACTTCGCGCCGCGGCGGCGGATGCCCGGTCCCGGTTGATCACCGCCGCCGCGCACCGCTGGCGGGTGCTGGCCCTCACCCTCACCACCGCCAACGGCGAGGTGCGCGCGCCGGACGGCCGCCGGTCCGGCTATGGCGAGCTGGTGGAAGCCGCCGCGTGCGTGCTGCTGCCAGAGGTCCTCCCGGTGCCGAAGCCTCCGAGCCAGTACACGCTCGTCGGTCGGCCCACGGGGCGCATCGATGCTCGGGACATCGTCACCGGGGCGGCGCGCTACGCCCTGGACCTCGACGTTCCTGGGGCGCTGCCCGCGGTGGTGGCGCGGCCCCCCACGCTGCGCGGCTCCATCCAATCCTTCGACGCCACCGGGGCCCGGGCGATGCCAGGCGTGGTGGGTGTGGTGCCCATTCCGTCAGGCGTGGCGGTGGTGGCCCAGACCTTCGCGCAGGCGTTCGCGGCGCGGGACGCCCTGCGGATCGCCTGGGCGCCGGGACCGGCGGCGGCGCTGTCCGACGTCGACATCCGGGCCCGCTTGCGGGATGCGGTGGGTCCCCGGCCCCTGCCCCCGCTGCTCACGATCCGGACCCTGGAAGGGCGCTTCGACTTCCCCTACCTCGCGCACGCGCCCATGGAGACCCAGAGCTGCGTGGCCCACGTGCAGGGCGCGCACGCGGAGGTCTGGCTGGGGGCGCAGGATCCGAAGTTCGCGCGGCGGGAGGTCGCCAGGGCCCTGGGCTGGGAGCTCACCCCACAGCGGGTGACGGTGCACGCGGTCCGCGCGGGCGGCGGGTTCGGCCGCAGGTTCTTCCCCGAAGCCGCGGTGGAGGCCGCGCTCGTCTCACGGGCCGTGGGGCGGCCGGTGAAGCTGATGTGGAGCCGCAACGACGACATGCGCCACGGGCACTACCGGCCCGCCAGCCACCATCGCATCCTCGCCTCCCTGGGCCTGGGTGGGGCGGTGCTGGGCTGGAATCACCGCGCCGTCATCCCCACCGTGGAGTTTCCCCATGGCTTCGGAGATGTCGTCACCGCGCTCGTCGGAGAGGTCCTGCCCGAAGTGACCAGCGCGACGTTCTTCACGCTGACGCAGCAGGTCCCCTATCAGTTCGGCTTCGTGAGCCAGGGCCTGACCGAGGTACCGATTCCCATTCCCACCGCGTCCTTCCGTTCGGTGTTCACCAGCCAGGTGGGCGTGGCCAACGAGATCTTCGTCGACCAGCTGGCCCGGGAGCTCCACGTGGATCCCGTCGACCTCCGGCGTTCGCGGCTCAAGTCTCAACGGCTCAGGGCGGTCCTCAACAAGGTGGTGGCGGAGGGCCCCTGGGGCCGGTCCCTTCCGCCCGGCGTGGCCCAGGGGGTCGCGGTCCTCGAGGAGTGGGACAGCGCCATCGCGCACCTGGTCGAGGTCGACGTCACGGGAGAGGTGCCTCGCGTGTTGCGCGTCGTCATCGCCGCGGACGTAGGCCTGCCCATCAACCCCAAGGGCATCGAGGCGCAGCTCCAGGGCGCCGCCGTGGATGCCATGTCCACGACCCTGAGCGCGGGAATCCACATCGACGCGGGAGCGGTGCGCGAGGGCAGCTTCGCGGACTACCGCTGGCTGCGGATGAAGCACGTCCCCTCCACCCTCCAGGTGCACCTGGTCCGGTCGGATGACCGCGTGGGCGGCGTGGGAGAGCTGGGCTATCCCAGCGCCGCGGCGGCGCTGGCCAACGCCATTGCCCGGGCGAAGGGCACCATGCCCACCCGCTTCCCCATCCTGGACGAGGGAGCCTGACCCATGCCGGCCCATCACTTCATCCTCAATGGTCAGACGGTATCGGTGGAGGCGCCCGAGGACCTGCCCCTGCTCTGGGTGCTCCGCGATGTGCTGGGCGTCACGGGGCCCAAGTATGGCTGCGGAGTCGGCGTGTGCGGCGCGTGCACCAGCCACCTGGACGGAGAGGCCTTCCGGCCCTGTCTCCAACCCGTGGGCGGCGTGGCGGGCCGCGAGGTGATGACCATCGAGGGGCTGGGCGGCGAGGGACTGCATCCCGTGCAGCAGGCGTGGATCGCCGAGGACGTGGCCCAGTGCGGCTTCTGCCAGCCGGGGCAGATCATGTCCGCGGTGGCGTTGCTGCGAAAGAACCCGGCCCCCTCCGACGCGGACATCGACTCGGCGATGAGCGAGAATGTCTGCCGTTGCGGCACCTATGTCCGCATCCGCGCCGCGATCAAACGCGCGGCGCTGCTGCTGCGCGGCGGAGCGGGTGCCCGTGGAGGATGAGCCCCGGGTCGGGTTCGACGAAGCGAGCCCGCGCTTCGTCGCCGAAGAGGACGGCTCGTGAGTCGCGGTCGTCCAGGCGTTCCCTGCGAAGGACCTGGGGGTGGCGGTCGATGAACGCGGCGAAGTCACGTCCCGGCTCCGCCGACGAGCCATCCCGCCGTTGACGTCGAAGCAGCCGCCGGTCCTTCACCTCCGGCATTCCGTTGTCCCCCGTGTGTCACGACGCGGCACGGTCGTCCTGCGCCCTTCCGCGAACGAGGCGGGGGACCGAGAACCCGCTCCAGCGCCGAGGACTGAGTGCGCTGGCGGACCGCTGCCCTGGAGGGCACTTCCCTCCGGCGCCCAGGGCAGTTGAGCAAACCCACGCAGGTGGCGAATTTGGTCGCCTCTCGTTCCTGACCGGGGTCAAAGATCATGATCAAACATCGAAGTGGAATCACCACCGTGTCCGCGTGCGCGGCACTCCTCTCCGTTCTGGCGCTGACGCAAGGGGCATGGGCGGCGGAGGACGCACCCAAGGCGGAGGCCCTGCTCCCAGCATCCGCCCGGGCCGAGCTGGATGAGCCCCCTGACGGGCGGCAGGTCTTCCTGAGCCGTTGTCCCACGGCGGACGCGGCCCAGGCCGGCACGCTGTACGTCGCGAACTCGGGGCCGAGAAACCCCTCGAAGCCGCTGGGCTCCATCGACAACCCGTACGCGACCATCGCCGCCGGCGTGAAGGCCGCGCGCCCGGGCAACATCATCCAGGTGAGCTCGGGCACCTATCCCGAGTCCGTCATCATCAGCCCCACGACCTCCCAGGCGGGCACGGCCACCGCGCCCATCGTCCTGAGGGGCGACCCGGCCGCCCCCCCGGTCATCGTCCCATCGCCGGCGCGCGTGGTCGGCAGCCTGGTGGCGCTGAGCCAGCCCTATTGGATCCTCCAGTCGCTGGAGGTGAACGTCAATGGACAGGCCTCCTTCGGCGCCCAGTTCGACCGGAACACGTACTGCACACAGCTGCGCGACTCGAAGCTACACGGAGGCACCGCTGGCGGCGGGGTCGTCATCAACGAGGCCC
This window encodes:
- a CDS encoding xanthine dehydrogenase family protein molybdopterin-binding subunit — its product is MTDSPPSEAAAPGGVDRRRFLTWVVASPALMIAARLGLDVPPAAAAEAPAPDAAAPFNLYIALGTDGRAVATLPRTELGQGITTAVAMLVAEELDLPLDSVEVRSADADDRWLIQLTGLSTTMRYLAGPLRAAAADARSRLITAAAHRWRVLALTLTTANGEVRAPDGRRSGYGELVEAAACVLLPEVLPVPKPPSQYTLVGRPTGRIDARDIVTGAARYALDLDVPGALPAVVARPPTLRGSIQSFDATGARAMPGVVGVVPIPSGVAVVAQTFAQAFAARDALRIAWAPGPAAALSDVDIRARLRDAVGPRPLPPLLTIRTLEGRFDFPYLAHAPMETQSCVAHVQGAHAEVWLGAQDPKFARREVARALGWELTPQRVTVHAVRAGGGFGRRFFPEAAVEAALVSRAVGRPVKLMWSRNDDMRHGHYRPASHHRILASLGLGGAVLGWNHRAVIPTVEFPHGFGDVVTALVGEVLPEVTSATFFTLTQQVPYQFGFVSQGLTEVPIPIPTASFRSVFTSQVGVANEIFVDQLARELHVDPVDLRRSRLKSQRLRAVLNKVVAEGPWGRSLPPGVAQGVAVLEEWDSAIAHLVEVDVTGEVPRVLRVVIAADVGLPINPKGIEAQLQGAAVDAMSTTLSAGIHIDAGAVREGSFADYRWLRMKHVPSTLQVHLVRSDDRVGGVGELGYPSAAAALANAIARAKGTMPTRFPILDEGA
- a CDS encoding (2Fe-2S)-binding protein, encoding MPAHHFILNGQTVSVEAPEDLPLLWVLRDVLGVTGPKYGCGVGVCGACTSHLDGEAFRPCLQPVGGVAGREVMTIEGLGGEGLHPVQQAWIAEDVAQCGFCQPGQIMSAVALLRKNPAPSDADIDSAMSENVCRCGTYVRIRAAIKRAALLLRGGAGARGG